The proteins below come from a single Triticum aestivum cultivar Chinese Spring chromosome 5D, IWGSC CS RefSeq v2.1, whole genome shotgun sequence genomic window:
- the LOC123120394 gene encoding probable galacturonosyltransferase 7 isoform X1, giving the protein MKGRHHHLAPLSPPAAAKRRCTGMAAAVPALVLCSVLLPLAFLLGLHSTGYGSEERAAVVISTELGLGKHKHLDGAMKHKLLKDVSKMITSGSNGISGEKSSRSKSRNLAAKSKIKDAFSFVELNNDTSKKRGSHTQRRYQLKNLSWRSMDTAVDGKESQGQEVAQEENPKSCELEYGSYCLWSVEHKEEMKDAIVKRLKDQLFMARAHYPSIAKLKHQERFTRELKQHIQEHERMLSDTIADADLPPFFAEKLEKMEGTIERIKSCEVGCSNVERKLRQLLDLTEDEAYFHTRQSAFLYHLGVQTMPKTHHCLSMRLTVEYFKSASPQRELLNKQKFEDPAFYHYVMFSRNVLAASTTINSTAMNSKDSGSIVFHVFTDTQNFYAMKHWFDRNSYLDANVHVTNIEDHNKLSKDVESLERQQLWPTEEFRVTFHNHSQPLRRQMKTEYISVFGHSHFLLPDLLPSLNRVVVLDDDMIVQKDLSSLWNLNMGDKVIGAVQFCGVRLGQLKAYVEENNFDADSCVWFSGLNVIELEKWRDLGITSLHDQSLQKDSSVSHRLEALPRGLLAFQDLIYPLKGSWVQSGLGYDYGISRIDIEKAATLHYNGVMKPWLDLAIHDYKSYWRKYMTNGERFMAECNIH; this is encoded by the exons ATGAAGGGCCGCCACCACCACCTGGCCCCGCTTTCGCCGCCGGCGGCGGCCAAGCGCCGCTGCACTGGCATGGCGGCCGCCGTCCCGGCGCTGGTGCTCTGCTCCGTCCTCCTgccgctcgccttcctcctcggcctCCACAGCACCG GGTACGGATCGGAGGAGCGCGCGGCCGTCGTCATCAGCACC GAACTGGGACTGGGGAAGCACAAGCATCTTGATGGGGCCATGAAGCACAAGCTGCTCAAG GATGTTTCCAAAATGATAACCTCGGGGTCGAACGGGATTTCCGGCGAGAAATCTAGTAGATCAAAGTCCAGGAATCTTGCTGCCAAATCAAAGATCAAGGATGCTTTCTCCTTTGTTGAGCTAAACAATGACACATCCAAAAAGAGGG GATCTCATACACAGAGAAGATATCAACTAAAGAACTTGTCATGGAGATCAATG GATACTGCTGTTGATGGGAAGGAGAGCCAAGGCCAGGAAGTAGCACAAGAGGAGAATCCCAAGTCCTGTGAACTTGAATATGGAAGCTACTGCCTCTGGTCTGTTGAGCATAAGGAAGAGATGAAAGATGCTATTGTGAAGAGGCTTAAAGATCAACTGTTTATGGCCAGAGCCCATTATCCTAGTATTGCAAAACTGAAGCACCAGGAAAGATTTACACGTGAGTTGAAGCAACATATCCAAGAACACGAACGCATGCTCAGTGACACCATTGCAGATGCTGATCTTCCACCATT TTTCGCAGAGAAGCTAGAGAAAATGGAAGGCACAATTGAGAGAATCAAGTCTTGTGAAGTAGGCTGCTCCAATGTTGAACGGAAACTTAGGCAGCTACTCGATCTAACTGAAGATGAAGCTTATTTCCATACAAGGCAGAGTGCATTTCTCTATCATCTCGGGGTCCAGACTATGCCAAAAACTCACCATTGTTTGAGCATGAGATTGACAGTAGAATATTTCAAATCTGCATCTCCTCAGAGGGAGCTATTAAATAAGCAGAAATTTGAAGACCCTGCCTTCTATCACTATGTAATGTTCTCCAGGAATGTACTTGCAGCTTCGACTACTATCAATTCAACAGCCATGAACTCCAAG GATTCCGGCAGCATTGTTTTCCATGTATTCACCGACACCCAGAATTTTTATGCAATGAAGCATTGGTTTGATAGAAACTCATATTTGGACGCTAATGTTCACGTGACTAACATTGAGGATCACAACAAGCTCTCTAAGGATGTTGAATCTCTTGAGAGGCAACAATTATGGCCTACAGAGGAATTTCGTGTCACGTTTCATAATCATTCTCAGCCTCTCCGGAGGCAGATGAAAACTGAGTACATATCTGTTTTTGGCCATTCACATTTCCTCTTGCCTGATCTTCTTCCTAGCTTGAATAGAGTAGTTGTTCTAGATGATGATATGATTGTCCAGAAAGACTTGTCATCTCTTTGGAACCTCAATATGGGAGACAAAGTAATAGGCGCTGTACAGTTCTGTGGAGTTAGATTAGGTCAGTTGAAAGCTTATGTAGAGGAAAACAATTTCGACGCGGATTCATGCGTGTGGTTCTCTGGTCTGAATGTAATTGAATTGGAGAAATGGAGGGATCTTGGCATTACCAGCTTGCATGATCAATCGCTTCAAAAG GATAGTTCGGTATCACATAGACTTGAGGCACTCCCTAGAGGTTTACTTGCCTTTCAAGACCTGATAtatcctttgaaaggttcatgggttCAATCCGGTCTTGGATACGATTATGGAATTAGCCGTATCGACATAGAAAAGGCGGCTACTCTGCACTACAATGGTGTCATGAAACCTTGGCTTGATTTGGCAATACATGATTACAAGAGCTACTGGAGAAAGTATATGACTAATGGGGAGAGGTTCATGGCAGAATGCAATATACATTAA
- the LOC123120394 gene encoding probable galacturonosyltransferase 7 isoform X2 — translation MITSGSNGISGEKSSRSKSRNLAAKSKIKDAFSFVELNNDTSKKRGSHTQRRYQLKNLSWRSMDTAVDGKESQGQEVAQEENPKSCELEYGSYCLWSVEHKEEMKDAIVKRLKDQLFMARAHYPSIAKLKHQERFTRELKQHIQEHERMLSDTIADADLPPFFAEKLEKMEGTIERIKSCEVGCSNVERKLRQLLDLTEDEAYFHTRQSAFLYHLGVQTMPKTHHCLSMRLTVEYFKSASPQRELLNKQKFEDPAFYHYVMFSRNVLAASTTINSTAMNSKDSGSIVFHVFTDTQNFYAMKHWFDRNSYLDANVHVTNIEDHNKLSKDVESLERQQLWPTEEFRVTFHNHSQPLRRQMKTEYISVFGHSHFLLPDLLPSLNRVVVLDDDMIVQKDLSSLWNLNMGDKVIGAVQFCGVRLGQLKAYVEENNFDADSCVWFSGLNVIELEKWRDLGITSLHDQSLQKDSSVSHRLEALPRGLLAFQDLIYPLKGSWVQSGLGYDYGISRIDIEKAATLHYNGVMKPWLDLAIHDYKSYWRKYMTNGERFMAECNIH, via the exons ATGATAACCTCGGGGTCGAACGGGATTTCCGGCGAGAAATCTAGTAGATCAAAGTCCAGGAATCTTGCTGCCAAATCAAAGATCAAGGATGCTTTCTCCTTTGTTGAGCTAAACAATGACACATCCAAAAAGAGGG GATCTCATACACAGAGAAGATATCAACTAAAGAACTTGTCATGGAGATCAATG GATACTGCTGTTGATGGGAAGGAGAGCCAAGGCCAGGAAGTAGCACAAGAGGAGAATCCCAAGTCCTGTGAACTTGAATATGGAAGCTACTGCCTCTGGTCTGTTGAGCATAAGGAAGAGATGAAAGATGCTATTGTGAAGAGGCTTAAAGATCAACTGTTTATGGCCAGAGCCCATTATCCTAGTATTGCAAAACTGAAGCACCAGGAAAGATTTACACGTGAGTTGAAGCAACATATCCAAGAACACGAACGCATGCTCAGTGACACCATTGCAGATGCTGATCTTCCACCATT TTTCGCAGAGAAGCTAGAGAAAATGGAAGGCACAATTGAGAGAATCAAGTCTTGTGAAGTAGGCTGCTCCAATGTTGAACGGAAACTTAGGCAGCTACTCGATCTAACTGAAGATGAAGCTTATTTCCATACAAGGCAGAGTGCATTTCTCTATCATCTCGGGGTCCAGACTATGCCAAAAACTCACCATTGTTTGAGCATGAGATTGACAGTAGAATATTTCAAATCTGCATCTCCTCAGAGGGAGCTATTAAATAAGCAGAAATTTGAAGACCCTGCCTTCTATCACTATGTAATGTTCTCCAGGAATGTACTTGCAGCTTCGACTACTATCAATTCAACAGCCATGAACTCCAAG GATTCCGGCAGCATTGTTTTCCATGTATTCACCGACACCCAGAATTTTTATGCAATGAAGCATTGGTTTGATAGAAACTCATATTTGGACGCTAATGTTCACGTGACTAACATTGAGGATCACAACAAGCTCTCTAAGGATGTTGAATCTCTTGAGAGGCAACAATTATGGCCTACAGAGGAATTTCGTGTCACGTTTCATAATCATTCTCAGCCTCTCCGGAGGCAGATGAAAACTGAGTACATATCTGTTTTTGGCCATTCACATTTCCTCTTGCCTGATCTTCTTCCTAGCTTGAATAGAGTAGTTGTTCTAGATGATGATATGATTGTCCAGAAAGACTTGTCATCTCTTTGGAACCTCAATATGGGAGACAAAGTAATAGGCGCTGTACAGTTCTGTGGAGTTAGATTAGGTCAGTTGAAAGCTTATGTAGAGGAAAACAATTTCGACGCGGATTCATGCGTGTGGTTCTCTGGTCTGAATGTAATTGAATTGGAGAAATGGAGGGATCTTGGCATTACCAGCTTGCATGATCAATCGCTTCAAAAG GATAGTTCGGTATCACATAGACTTGAGGCACTCCCTAGAGGTTTACTTGCCTTTCAAGACCTGATAtatcctttgaaaggttcatgggttCAATCCGGTCTTGGATACGATTATGGAATTAGCCGTATCGACATAGAAAAGGCGGCTACTCTGCACTACAATGGTGTCATGAAACCTTGGCTTGATTTGGCAATACATGATTACAAGAGCTACTGGAGAAAGTATATGACTAATGGGGAGAGGTTCATGGCAGAATGCAATATACATTAA